The stretch of DNA GGTGCGGTGGCGCAGCCCGAGCACCGCCTTGATCAGGCCGGCGATGCCCGCGATGTTGCCGAGGTGGCCCAGGTTGCTCTTCACCGAGCCGATCGCGCAGGCGTGCCGCCCGGCGCCGGCGCCGGTGAGCACCCGCTGGACGGCCTCGATCTCGATCATGTCGCCCAGCCGGGTGCCCGAGCCGTGCGCCTCCAGCACGGTGAGCCGGTCGAGGCCGATCCCGGCCTGCGCCCAGGCCTGCTCGATCACCTCGACCTGGGCGGTCAGCCCGGGGGCCGAGAAGCCGTTGGAGCGGGAGCCGTTGTGGTTGACGGCCAGGCCGCGCAGCACGGCGTGCACGGTGTCGCCGTCGGCCAGCGCGCGGTCCAGCCGCTTGAGCAGCAGCACCCCGCCGCCCTCACCCGGCGAGGTGCCGGCCGCGGCGGCGTCGAAGGCCCGGCAGACGCCGTCGGTGGCCATCACCTCGGGGAAGGCGTCGGCGCCCGCCTGCTCGACCAGCACGGGGTAGAGGCTCGCCCCGCCGACCAGGGCGGTGTCCACCGTGCCGGCGGTCAGCTCGCGGCAGGCGTAGTGCAGCGCGACCACCGCGCTGGAGCAGCCGGTGTCCACCACCACGGCCGGGCCCTGCAGCCCGAGCAGGTAGCTGACCCGGCCGGCCAGGGCGGAGGCGGCGGTGCCGAGCATGGTCACCAGGTCGTCCTCGCCAACCAGCCGGGCGTAGTCCTGGCGCGGGGCGCCGAGGAAGACCCCGGTCCGGCCGCCGCGCAGCCCGGAGACCCGGTAGCCGGCGTTCTCCACGGCCGCGCAGGAGAGTTGGAGCAGCCAGCGCTGGTGCGGATCCATCGCCTCGGCCTCGGCGGGGGTGATGCCGAAGTACTCCCGGTCGAACTCCTCGATGCCGGCCGCGGCGGCCAGCTGCGGGTAGCTGCCCGCCGGGTCGAGCCCGGCCAGGGCCAGCCGGTGGGCCGAGGGCGCGCCCACCGTGCCCACCCCGTCCGCGAGCAGCCGGTGCAGCGCCTCGGCCGAGTCCGCCTGCGGCAGCCGGACGGCCAGGCCGACCACGGCGACCGGGGTGAACTCCGCTTGCTGGTACGGCGAGTGGGCGTCGTGCGAGCGCATGACGGGCGGGCCTCTCTGCAGGGCTGGGTAGCGGGGGTCGGCGGGCGGCTGGGTCAGAGGGCTGGGATGGTCGGAAGTCGGGATGGTCGGAGGGCTGGGACGGTCAGAGGGCTGGGACGGTCAGAGGTCGTACGCGTCGCCTGCCTGCGCCGACGCGCCGGAGCGCCGCCGGTCGAGCACGGTGGCCAACTCGGCACAGGTGGTGTACTCGAACAACTCCACCAGGGCCAGCGGCACTTCGGGGAGCAGTTCGGTGAGCCGACCGTGCAGCGAGACCAGCAGCATCGAATTGCCGCCCACGTCGAAGAACTTGTCGTGCCGGCCGAGCCCCTCGACGCCGAGCAGCTCCGTCCAGACGGCCAGCAGCTGCACCTCGGTCGCGGTCTTCGGCGCCTCCTCGACCCCGGCCTGCCCACCGAACTCCGGTGCGGGCAGCGCACGGCGGTCCGCCTTGCCGTTGCCGGTGATCGGGATCGCGTCCAGCCGGACCAGCGCGGCCGGGTGCATGTACCCCGGCAGGGCGGCGGCCAGCAGCTCGCGCAGCTCCTGCTCGGGGGCCGCGCCGGGATCGGCCACCACGTAGCCGACCAGCCCGCGTCCACCCGGCAGGTCCTCCCGGGCCACGACCAAGGCGGCCCGCACCTGCGGGTGCCGCCGCAGCACGCTCTCCACCTCGGCGGTCTCGATCCGGTACCCGCGCACCTTCACCTGGCTGTCGATCCGCCCGATGAAGTCGAGCTTCCCGTCCGGCAGTTGGCGCACCAGGTCGCCGGTCCGGTACAGCCGTCCGCCCGGCGCGCCGAACGGATCCGGCACGAAGCGGTCGGCCGTCAACCCGGGCCGGCCCAGGTAGCCGCGCGCCACCCCGGGGCCGCCCAGCCAGAGTTCACCGGGCACGCCCACCGGCACCAGCGCGTAGTGCTCGTCGAGCACGTAGGTCGTGGCGTCCGGCGCCGGGTACCCGATCGGCACGGTGGCCCGGGTCTCGTCCACCGCCGTCAGCGGCTCGACGGTGGCGAAGACGGTGCACTCCGTCGGCCCGTACGTCTGGAGCATCACCCCGCCCGCCGGCAGGCCCGCCACCGCCCGACCGGCCAGGTACGGCGGCAGCACGTCGCCGCCGGTGATCAACTGCGGGCTGCGTCCGACCAGTTCGGGCATGGTGTCGAGCGCGAGCTGGAGCTGGGCGGGCATCAGCACCAGGCGGTCGATCCGGTGCCGGGTCAGTGCGCCGCGCAGCACCTCGGGGAAGGGCAGGGCGGGGTCGGGCAGCACCATGGTGCCGCCGCTCAACAGGGTCGACCAGTACTCCCAGACCGCGCCGTCGAAGGAGAGCGGCGCGACCAGCAGGCTGGTCGCCCCGGGTTCGAGGCCGGGGTTGCTCTCGCTGTGCACCCGGTGCAGCACGGCGCGGTGCGAGACGCCGATGCCCTTCGGCACGCCGGTCGTGCCGGAGGTGTGCAGCACGTACGCCAGGTTGTCGGGCAGCGCCGCCGGGCTCGGGTCGGAGCAGGGCCAGACCTCGTCCACCCCGGGCCGCAGCTCCTCGGGCTCGTCCAGCACCACCACCACCGGGGCGCCCTCGTAGTCGAACCGCCCGGCCAGGGCGGAGACCGTGACCACCGCCTCCAGCGCGGCGCCCCGCGCCACCCGCCGCAGCCGCTCGCGCGGATCCCCCGGCACCAGCGGCACGTACACCCCGCCCGCCTTGACCGTGCCGAGCACCGCCACGACCTGCTCCACCGTGGGCGGGACCAGGATGCCGACCGTCAGCTCCGGGCCGATGCCCAGCGCCCGCAGCCGGTGCGCGAGCCGGTTCGCCCGCTCGTTCAGCTCCCGGTAGCCGACGGTCGGCCCGTCCACCTGCAGCACGGCCGGCGCCTCCGGCGTGGCCGCCGCCCAGTGCTCGAAGGCCGCCGCGATCGTGCCGTGCCGCAGCTCGGCCCCGCCGGAGGCGTTCCACTGCTCCACCTGCTCCAGCCGCTCCGCCGCCGGCACCGCGTCCAGGTGCCCGAGCGGCCGACCCGGCTCCCGCACCGCCGCAGCCGCCAACTCCCGGTAGTGCCCGGCCAGCCGGACCATCGCAGCCCGGTCGAACAGCTCGCTGTCGTACTCCAGGACGGCGGAGAGCTCGCCGCCCTCCTCGTGCACCGTCAGGGCCAGGTCGAACTTGGCGATGCCCAGGTAGAGGTCCACCTGCCGCAGCTCGGCCCCGGTCAGCCGGACTCCCTCGGTGAGCGAGCGGTCCAGCCCGAAGGCGGTCTGGAACAGCGGGTTGCGGCTCAAGTCACGTTCCGGGCTGAGCCGTTCGACCAGCCAGGAGAACGGCAGCGCGGCGTGCTCCACACCGTCCAGGAACTCGGCCTGGGTGCGGGCGGCCAGCGTCGACAGGCTCGGATCGTCGGCCGTCGACACCCGGAACACCACCAGGTTGACGAACATCCCGACCGTCTCCTGGAGTTGCGGCGTACTGCGGCCGCTCACCGTGACGCCGACGCAGACCTCCGCCGCCCGGCTGTACCTGCCCAGCAGCGTCTGGTACAGCGCGAGCAGCACGGCGAACAGCGTCACCTGCTCCTCCTGCGCGAACTCCGCCAGCTCGGCGCTGAGTTCGGGCCCCAGCGGGAAGCGGTACGCCTCGCCCCGGTGCGACTGCCGGGCCGGGCGCGGGCGGTCCGTGACCAGTTCGAGCACCGGGGCATCGGCCAGCCGCTCGCGCCAGTGCGCCAGGTCGGCGGCGATCACCTCCTCGGTGAGCCGGTCGAGCTGCCACTGCGCGTAGTCTCCGTACTGCAGCTCCGGCTCCGGCAGTTCGAGCTCGGTGCCCGCCAACCTGGCGTTGTAGAGCGCGGCGAACTCCCGCAGCAGCACGGCGTACGAGGTGCCGTCCACCACGATGTGGTGCGCGCAGAGCACCAGCAGCTGCTCCGGCCCGTCCGCCACCAGCAGCCGCACCCGCAGCAGCGGCCCCCGCTCCAGCTCGAAGGCCCGCGCGGCCTCCGCCCGGGCCCGCTCCTCCCACTCCGCCACCGGC from Kitasatospora sp. MMS16-BH015 encodes:
- a CDS encoding non-ribosomal peptide synthetase — protein: MIDSVRQFVELPASPAQQALWVIDRFGGEAASYAVPCALRIEGAFDPVAAEYAFERLVLRHEPLRTCFRWHEGKLTQLVAEPAAGERVPLDWAVLPVPVAEWEERARAEAARAFELERGPLLRVRLLVADGPEQLLVLCAHHIVVDGTSYAVLLREFAALYNARLAGTELELPEPELQYGDYAQWQLDRLTEEVIAADLAHWRERLADAPVLELVTDRPRPARQSHRGEAYRFPLGPELSAELAEFAQEEQVTLFAVLLALYQTLLGRYSRAAEVCVGVTVSGRSTPQLQETVGMFVNLVVFRVSTADDPSLSTLAARTQAEFLDGVEHAALPFSWLVERLSPERDLSRNPLFQTAFGLDRSLTEGVRLTGAELRQVDLYLGIAKFDLALTVHEEGGELSAVLEYDSELFDRAAMVRLAGHYRELAAAAVREPGRPLGHLDAVPAAERLEQVEQWNASGGAELRHGTIAAAFEHWAAATPEAPAVLQVDGPTVGYRELNERANRLAHRLRALGIGPELTVGILVPPTVEQVVAVLGTVKAGGVYVPLVPGDPRERLRRVARGAALEAVVTVSALAGRFDYEGAPVVVVLDEPEELRPGVDEVWPCSDPSPAALPDNLAYVLHTSGTTGVPKGIGVSHRAVLHRVHSESNPGLEPGATSLLVAPLSFDGAVWEYWSTLLSGGTMVLPDPALPFPEVLRGALTRHRIDRLVLMPAQLQLALDTMPELVGRSPQLITGGDVLPPYLAGRAVAGLPAGGVMLQTYGPTECTVFATVEPLTAVDETRATVPIGYPAPDATTYVLDEHYALVPVGVPGELWLGGPGVARGYLGRPGLTADRFVPDPFGAPGGRLYRTGDLVRQLPDGKLDFIGRIDSQVKVRGYRIETAEVESVLRRHPQVRAALVVAREDLPGGRGLVGYVVADPGAAPEQELRELLAAALPGYMHPAALVRLDAIPITGNGKADRRALPAPEFGGQAGVEEAPKTATEVQLLAVWTELLGVEGLGRHDKFFDVGGNSMLLVSLHGRLTELLPEVPLALVELFEYTTCAELATVLDRRRSGASAQAGDAYDL